One window of the Rufibacter radiotolerans genome contains the following:
- the rpsJ gene encoding 30S ribosomal protein S10 → MNQKIRIKLKSYDHNLVDKSSEKIVKAVKATGAIVSGPIPLPTEKDIFTVLRSPHVNKKAREQFQLCTYKRLVDIYSTSSKTVDALMKLELPSGVDVEIKV, encoded by the coding sequence ATGAATCAAAAGATCAGAATCAAACTGAAATCTTACGATCACAATCTGGTAGATAAATCATCAGAGAAAATCGTGAAAGCGGTAAAAGCAACTGGTGCGATCGTGAGTGGTCCCATTCCATTGCCAACTGAAAAGGACATCTTCACTGTTTTGCGTTCACCCCACGTGAACAAAAAAGCAAGAGAGCAGTTCCAGCTTTGCACCTATAAGAGATTGGTAGATATTTATTCTACTTCCTCTAAAACGGTAGATGCATTGATGAAGCTTGAATTACCAAGCGGCGTTGATGTGGAAATCAAAGTTTGA
- the rplC gene encoding 50S ribosomal protein L3, which produces MPGIIGKKIGMTSLFTPEGKSVACTLIQAGPCVVTQVKTQETDGYTAVQLGYGEKKVKRVSKALAGHFAKANTTAKKKLVEFRLEDVASFSLGDEVNVNLFEEGEFVDVVGTSKGKGFQGVVKRYNFAGVGGQTHGQHNRARHPGSIGACSWPSRVFKGMRMAGRMGGDRVKIQNLRILRVMPEQNVLVVSGSIPGAKNSFIVVEK; this is translated from the coding sequence ATGCCTGGAATTATCGGTAAGAAAATCGGAATGACAAGCCTCTTCACTCCTGAAGGGAAGAGCGTGGCCTGTACTTTGATTCAAGCAGGACCATGCGTAGTAACTCAGGTTAAGACGCAAGAAACAGACGGCTATACAGCTGTTCAGCTTGGGTACGGAGAGAAGAAAGTGAAAAGAGTAAGCAAAGCGCTTGCTGGTCACTTCGCGAAAGCCAACACCACTGCTAAAAAGAAATTAGTAGAATTCAGACTGGAAGATGTAGCTTCTTTCTCTTTAGGAGATGAGGTAAATGTAAACCTGTTTGAGGAAGGTGAATTCGTAGATGTAGTAGGTACCTCTAAAGGTAAAGGTTTCCAAGGGGTTGTAAAGCGTTACAACTTTGCTGGTGTGGGTGGACAAACCCACGGTCAGCATAACAGAGCCCGTCACCCTGGTTCCATTGGTGCTTGTTCATGGCCATCCAGAGTATTCAAAGGAATGCGTATGGCTGGTAGAATGGGTGGAGACCGCGTGAAGATTCAAAACCTACGCATTCTGCGTGTGATGCCTGAGCAAAACGTATTAGTAGTTAGCGGATCTATCCCTGGTGCTAAAAATTCATTTATTGTAGTTGAGAAATAA